From Diospyros lotus cultivar Yz01 chromosome 4, ASM1463336v1, whole genome shotgun sequence, a single genomic window includes:
- the LOC127799640 gene encoding scarecrow-like protein 1 has product MSLVRSQDQYARSYANSNLYTLNGSNNNSIVSTPIFDSDEHKIMYATDSCSSESCDPKYFLDSPTEEFIGSSGPIDSMNRFHPQGVSSYHHTAGPRPSMIVKNPFDSFMAIRRQNGYHPNFESEYFDSQSPDIIGYDEDRMRLKLQELERALLDDKGDRGDGDVCGLDPGMEIDGEWADPISCALLHDSPKESCSSDSNFSSISSNKEISLTSPPGTPKQLLFNCASMISEGNIAEASTMIDDLRQRVSIQGEPSQRIAAYMVEALAARVATSGKGLYKALKCKEPPSNDRLSAMQVLFEVCPCFRFGFMAANGALIEAFKDEKKVHIIDFDINQGSQYITLIQTLARQPGKPPHLRLTGVDDPESVQRSIGGLKIIGQRLKQLAEQLKVPFEFQAVASRTALVSPAMLECQAGEALVVNFAFQLHHMPDESVSTVNERDQLLRMIKSMNPKLVTVVEQDMNTNTAPFLARFVEAYNYYSAVFDSLDATLPRDSQDRLNVEKQCLARDIVNIVACEGEERIERYEVAGKWRARMMMAGFTACPMSPKVNEAIKKLIKEYSERFKVEDVKGALHFGWEDKVLIVASAWR; this is encoded by the coding sequence ATGTCTTTAGTTAGGTCCCAAGATCAATATGCCAGATCATATGCAAATTCCAATCTCTACACCCTTAATGGAAGCAATAACAACTCCATTGTATCAACTCCGATATTTGACTCGGATGAGCATAAGATCATGTATGCAACTGATTCTTGTAGCAGCGAGAGTTGTGATCCAAAGTACTTCCTTGACTCCCCAACGGAAGAATTTATAGGGTCATCTGGCCCTATTGACTCAATGAACCGATTTCACCCACAAGGTGTGTCTTCTTACCATCATACTGCTGGTCCTAGGCCCTCCATGATTGTGAAGAATCCATTTGACTCCTTTATGGCCATTAGACGTCAGAATGGTTATCATCCCAATTTTGAGTCAGAATACTTTGACAGTCAGAGTCCGGATATAATAGGCTATGATGAGGATAGGATGAGACTAAAGCTTCAAGAATTGGAGAGAGCACTTCTTGATGATAAGGGTGATCGTGGGGATGGTGATGTTTGTGGCCTTGATCCAGGCATGGAGATTGATGGTGAATGGGCCGATCCAATATCTTGTGCACTGCTCCACGACTCACCCAAGGAATCTTGCTCCTCGGATTCTAATTTTAGCAGTATCAGCAGCAATAAAGAGATATCACTGACATCCCCACCTGGGACTCCAAAGCAGCTGCTTTTTAATTGCGCATCAATGATTTCTGAAGGCAATATTGCTGAAGCATCAACCATGATAGACGATCTTCGGCAAAGGGTCTCAATCCAAGGAGAACCTTCCCAGAGAATTGCAGCTTACATGGTGGAAGCTCTTGCAGCTCGTGTGGCTACCTCCGGCAAAGGTCTTTATAAAGCACTTAAATGCAAAGAGCCCCCTTCAAACGATCGATTATCAGCTATGCAGGTCCTTTTTGAGGTGTGCCCATGTTTTAGGTTTGGATTTATGGCTGCAAATGGTGCGCTTATAGAGGCATTTAAAGATGAAAAGAAGGTTCATATAATAGATTTTGACATAAACCAGGGGAGTCAGTACATAACGTTAATACAAACTCTTGCCCGTCAACCTGGTAAGCCACCGCACTTGAGGTTAACTGGGGTTGATGATCCAGAATCTGTTCAACGTTCCATTGGGGGCCTGAAGATCATTGGACAAAGGCTCAAGCAACTGGCTGAACAACTTAAAGTGCCATTTGAGTTCCAAGCAGTTGCGTCAAGGACTGCATTGGTGAGTCCAGCAATGCTGGAGTGCCAGGCTGGCGAAGCTCTGGTAGTGAACTTTGCTTTCCAGCTTCACCACATGCCTGATGAGAGTGTTTCAACTGTCAACGAGCGAGACCAGCTTCTGCGGATGATCAAGAGCATGAACCCCAAGCTCGTTACTGTTGTCGAACAAGACATGAACACCAACACAGCACCATTTCTAGCCAGGTTTGTGGAAGCTTACAATTACTATTCAGCGGTGTTTGATTCCCTTGATGCAACCCTTCCCAGGGACAGCCAAGACAGGTTGAACGTAGAAAAGCAGTGTCTAGCACGGGACATAGTTAACATCGTTGCGTGCGAGGGAGAGGAAAGAATAGAGCGGTACGAAGTTGCGGGGAAGTGGAGGGCGCGGATGATGATGGCAGGGTTCACGGCGTGCCCGATGAGCCCAAAGGTGAACGAAGCAATCAAGAAGCTTATAAAGGAGTACAGTGAGAGGTTCAAGGTGGAGGATGTGAAGGGTGCCCTCCATTTTGGATGGGAAGATAAAGTGCTGATTGTTGCTTCAGCTTGGAGGTGA